The DNA region AAAACCCATATTTAATTTAACAGCAAGCTTGGCTACAATGACAAAAAAAGACTACAGCATACGCTGTAATCTTTAACCTCGAACATGATGAACTCCAAGCTTATTTTGGCAAGCTGGCATGACTTCATTGAAAGTGCATTCTGACTGATGACCCGCTTTAGCCAGTCTGTCTCAGCAGCATCCACGATTAATGAGCCCAACTGGTGCAAAAAAACATCTACTGCTTTGGATCACGCAAATCGATAAGACGAATCGCACGGTTCCCGGTCTGAGTTACCTGTTCCATATCGGAAGGGACAGCAGACAGGTAGGATAGCTCCATTCCTTGCCTATGCATAAGCTTTTCAATAATACGAACCGTTTCCGCTTCCGTACGATCAGCGATAACTGTCAATGTGAAGCTCTTTCCACGGTAAAATAATTCCCGGCAAAGCGCTCTTACAATGCCTTCAATCCGTTGTTCCTGATTGGAAGGAATGAGCATAATCTGCTCGTAGCCTTCGGGATCCGGATGGGAAAGATAGCGCTGGTGCATGGCATGAACGGCCATTGCCGCCAGGAAGTATATGAGCAGAATCATAGTCAGATGAGCAACCATGGCAACTGCACCTCCTCGGAAGGTCATGCTCACCCATGGCGAACATCCCTGTATACAGCAGTATATGCCACTCTTTCCGAAGGGTTACACTTGCAATTCCAAATGCTCATATTCATTCTGATCGACACCGGACGAAGAAGACAGGCCAGGTCGCTCACTCATTCATGCCGAAAATCGAACCTAAGTTTCGCATAACTCCACGCTTTGCTCATTTGCAGTAGTAAAGTCCATTAACCCGCTAACCAGTCCAGCATTCTGGAACGGGCGCGAGTAAACAGAATATCCTATGATCTCGTAAGGTTATACTGTGTAGTACTACAATGATATTAGAGCGTTACCCAGCCATATTTAATTGAATTGATAACGGCTTGGGTACGGTCGTCCACTTCCATTTTCTGCAGAATACTGCTGACATGGTTTTTTACTGTTTTCTCACTGATAAAGAGGAACTCACCAATCATTTTGTTGCTCTTTCCTTCTGCCATCAGACGCAGAACTTCAGCTTCACGACGAGTCAGCGGATTATTGTCGCCAGCGACAAATTTGACGCCTGCTTCTTTTGAAGCTCCTTCGCTCATTGCCCCTGTTTCGTTAAGGTACGTCATCCGACGCAGCTGCATGATCAGTTTGCCAGTTACTTTAGGGTGGATGAATGCATGCCCTTCATGAACGGAACGAATCGCATTAATCAGGGACTCGGCCTCCATATCTTTCAGCAGGTATCCATTAGCGCCTTTACGCAGCGTCTCGAACACATAACTCTCATCATCATGAATAGACAAGATAATGACTTTGACATCCGGGAACAGCTCACGCAATTTCTCCGTCGCTTCAACCCCATTTTCAACAGGCATGTTGATATCCATCAATACAATATCCGGTTTCTCCTGGTTACAGAATTCGAGCACCTGAATCCCATCGCCACATTCGCCGATGACCTCAATGTCGTCCTCCATATTTAAAATGCGCTTCAGACCTTCACGGAACAGCTGATGATCATCAGCCAAAAGAACTTTAATCGATGTCTTGCCAGTATCACGGTTTTCCATCCTGCTACTCCTTTCCCTTATCCACGTTTGTCGGGATATGAATCACTATTTTGGTTCCTTGATTTTCCGCGGATTCGATCTCTATTCTTCCTTCTAGCAGTTCAACCCGCTCTCTCATCCCAATCAGACCGAAGTGGGTATGATCCTTGCTCTTCTTCGCAAGAAGCTCCGGTTTGAACCCAAGCCCATTGTCCTGCACGACAATTTTGACGAGCTGAGCCTGGTATGTAATTTCCACCACAACATAAGTGGGATAAGCATGCTTTGCAGCATTGGACAGACCTTCCTGCACGAGGCGGTAGATCGCAGCCTCCATCGCGGAAGACAACCGGTGTTCCTTGCCTCTCGTTTCAAAAAGCGAGCGGATTTTTGTTTTTTCTTCAAAATCCTGCACGTACTTCCGAAGCGTTGGAATCAATCCCAGGTCATCCAGTGCCATAGGACGCAAATTGAAAATAACTTTTCTCATTTCTCCAAGACTCGAACGAACCTGGCCTTTCAAATCTACTATTTCGGCCTGGACCATCTTAAAATCCTGCTTTATGAGCATTCTTTCTACAATTTCCGTCCTAAGCACTAGATTTGCGAGCATCTGCGCAGGACCGTCATGGATCTCACGAGCAATACGCTTCCGCTCTTCTTCCTGGGCCAAAATTATTTTCAAACCTATCATTTGTCGATTTTTGGCGGATTCAATGATGCGGGTCACTTGACCCAGCTCACCCGACAGATACTCCAGCACAACCCCCATCTGGGAGCCGATCGTCTCGGCGCGCTCTACCGAAGCTTCCACATTTTTGGCACGCTTCTGCAGATCATCCCGACGGGCCTTCAGATACATTTCCTTCTCACGATAAATCATCAGATCCAGCTGTAGCTGCGTCGCTTTCTCATACGCCTGTTTGATATCATGCTCGGAATAACGGACAAAGTCACGGCTAACCTCGGTCAGCCGGATCCGGGAGCGGCGGTAGTTGAGCTCCAATTGATCTACTTTCTCGATCGTTTCCGCCGTCTCCTTCAGGACCGACTTCAACTCCTCGTTCAGCGTTTTCAGCTCATTCCGAGTCGAGTCCATAATCTCAAACATTTGATATTTACTGTTTTCCATGACTTGTATGGCGTTTTTTATGACGCGGTCTATGGCATCGGCTTGTAAATCCACGTTTGTTCGACTCCATTTCTATCGTTTCCGGTATATATCATACCATATCACGATGAGATGGTAACGGTCTTCGTGTTCTGTTCCCATTTTACAGTCAGTCCAAGCTGCTCCGAAACGAGTCTGAGAGGGACTAAAGTCCTACCACCAGATACGTATGGTGCTACTGTAGCGCTTTGCCTTTTGCCATTAATGATGAATTCTTTCTGGCCAACAACCAGATCAATCAGCTTGCCGCCACGTACAACCGTAATCCGTTGATTTTTGCTATCCCAGCTCGCCTGCCCTCCAAAAGCGTCCAGCACATGCTTGATGGGCACATACGTTGTTCCATTTTTTAGTACCGGTGCCGCATCAATTGCCTTTTTCGTTCCATTAACGGTCATGGATTTCTGTCCAAGCACCAGCGAAGCTGTTCCTGTAGGCAATCCCACTTCACTGGACTTCGATGGCATGGTGAAAGCAATGTTGTCAAAAGCGACCGTTCCTGTCATCGCACGCTCATCCTGACCTTCTTCCACGTTCACCACATAGACCCGTTTCAGCTTCGCCGGATAGGCCATGTTCAACCCATTCAAGTCCACAGTGAGCTTTTTCCAACCCTCCCAATCAATGGCCTTGGCAAGATCAGCATATACCGTTTTGCCATTGGCATCGGTAAATTCGGCACGCAGCCAGTTCAAGCTTTTATCTCCCATCACATCCATGGACATGGATGTCGCTGTTGCAGATACCTCTTTGCCGGTGGAACCGTTCAATTGGGCATAAGCATACATTTTACCTGTGCCTGCGGTCATGTCATAACTTAGCTGCAACACCTTGGAGACCGCTTTTTCACCTGTTCCTGCTGTTACGGAAGCCGATCCGGTTACACCTGGTGCATTGGTCGTGAAGTTGATCGGGTAGCTCACATTTTCGAAGTTCTCCCATATCGTTTCACTTCCTGCAGCGGAGAGAACAACTACCGTGCTGTAACCGTCATAACGACCAATTGCATAACCTACTTGAGCGCCAGAGTCCACAGAAGATACAGTTAATTGGTCGGCAGCGACTTTACCCTTGAAACCGATAAACTCCCATGTCAGCGAGTCAGCCGGAACCGTCACACTTTGCCCATTTTTCGTCTTCGCCGTTACCGGGATTGAAATGGTTGTGCCCGCCTGGAGCGATCCCAATCCAGATCCTGCTGTCAGCGAAGCCAGTTCACTGCCCCCTAGTACGTTAACTTTAATGGAGGATGAAGCGCCATTACTCGTTGCCGTCAGTGTTGCTGTGCCTGGCTTCACGGCTTTGATCGTTCCGTTGCTTACACTCACGATACCGTTGTTGCTGGATTTCCACGTCATCTTGATATCGCCTGTCGCAATCGGGTTGTAATACGTGTCATATCCTTTGGCTGTGTACTTGCCCTCTTGCCCTACCAGCAACGTTTGGCTGCCACTCACGGCAAAGCCCTTCAGCTTGCCTTCCGGTGCCGTAGAGAACACCCCCAGCGTGTTTACGACCTGACGCTGCTCTGTACCGTACTCCGTGTTGAACGTAAGCCCTGCTGTCTCCTCGCCGAGTGGACGAGTTACCATCGTTGTGGAGCCCCCTCCGTCCAGGTTCATGCCCTTCCATACACCAATGCTAGTCATGAAGGATTGCAGTTCAGTCAGCGACATACCGCTGCTGTTACTGTTTTTCTCCGCTGCAACGATGTAGACATACCGACCATCCTGAGAGTAACCGACTGCTGTTCTCGCACGAATGCCACCAATACCGGAAGCAGCAATATCGCGGGAAAATGTAGCCGCCTTGCCGCCATTCACCAGAATAGTGTGACCACCGATCATCATCTCCAGGTTGCTTGGATCAACGGTTTCCCCACTTGTTTTGGCTTTCAGTTTGTAATCCGCATTCAGCGTCTGCCCCACTGTGAGATGGGTCATAATCCAGGTCGCTGCCGTTCCATGCGCGCGCAAAATATACCCATCTTTCGGCACCGTCATGTCCAACGCCTTTTTATCAGAAATCTGGGTAATCACGCCGTTCTGCACAAGTACCTCGGTTGGTGTTGTGGAGGGATCATTCGGCCGTTTCGTGGATGTCCACGCCGGTGTATAAATATACATTGAATTGGCATGACTGTATTTGACCGAACTCGATTCGACCGTGTAATCCTCTTTATTTATCCCACGCAAAGGGAAGGTTGAACCATCGTCTGCTCTCACGGTGCCATCGAATGAATACTCATCAATCATCGGTTTGCCATCCTTGGTTACAGTGAGGGCATACATGCCCGACAGTTCCGATGGAGTGGATACGAGGACCCCGTCCGAGACCTGTCCACCAATTGGAGCGAGCTCACCAGATACATTGAAATAATCGCCGTTCACGGCAGCTACTGCACCGTTTTCTTTGGCCATGCTACCCGTGCTTTGTTTACTGTTCAGATTGCCACCCTTGCCTGTCATGACGTCCAGCTTCACATATGGATTTTGCAAATCCACTTGAATGACGTCTGCCAGTACGTTTACCTTCGCGCCAGAACGTGTTGTTGTATAGTTATATTTCATCAACTTCGCACCCGAAGTCAGAATTTCTTCACTCAGTTTGCTTGTCGTTGTAGATGCCGCAGCAGCTACCGATTGCCAAGAAGTGCCTGACCACACCTGCTGTCCCGCTCCCAGAACCGGAGCAATCCAGATGACACCTGCCAGTGTTACCATCGCCCATTTCTTTGCCTGATTACCCTTAACGTCATTCAGCCGTTTCCCTTGTTTCCCCAACATGTTTGAAACGTCTCTCCCATCTTGTATATCAATCTTAGAGATCACGATCTCTGCCACGTGGCAGCAGATAGCGAGATCTCTAGTATACTCTTCTATTAATAGACTGCTTTTTGTGGAAAAAGTTACGCCAATAGCTAACTTTGAGGGTATTCTTGGCAAAAAAAGAACCCACATATGGAGTTAACTATCCGTACATGGGAATATACCGGTATATTCGTATTAATCAGATTCTAAATCTAACTCTGGGAAATGAATCTCGGTTAACGTTCGATTGGTATCCTCATCGTTCGCACTAATGTCATTATCATAACTATAATTCCAGTGCCCATTGGCGTAATCGAGGTAGATCAGCGCCTCATATATAGAACGGTTCTGCTCTATCTTCTCTGAAAAGTAGCTCCATTCCAAGGTGGCATGAACAACAGCTTGCTTCTCCCCTAGAAACACAACTCGTTCATTGGATATACGATACGTAGTGTCTCCATACTCAAAAGAAGCTCTTGTAATGTGCTCCCAGGTTCTCCATTCATCAACAGTATCTGCGTTCATTCGTTCAATATCAAATGGCGAAGTATACTTATACGTTAAATCAAAATCTTCCTGATTATATGCTCTATAATATGTCTTTAAGTCAGATAGGACACTTTGTTGCTCATCATTAAAATTCTCTTTTATTATACTTACAGCTTTATCGATATCTTCTGGAAGCGTAGTATTACGGGAAAGATATCGATCCTGAAGTATTTTCCACTGATTGTTCTCCTTTATAATTCGAAACACGACCTCATGTTGGTCATTTATTACCTGATTATTATGAATATAAGTAACGTACAATAATGCCTGGTTCGCAGATTCGTATGTAATGCTTGTTATATCAACATTATAGATTCGATCCGGAATTTCACTCTCTGGGAGTGTAATCTTACTGTCCGTCAAATAGGATCTCTGTATATGATCTGAAGCAAGTAGTTTTACAGTAAAAGCTCTATCATACGTTGTTATCAAATCAAGTATCTCTTTCTCTTGACCATACCCATACTGCAGCATCCACGCCGTATTCGACTTTTTATCATAATTAACCGAGTGCTTAGTTAACCAGGCGGCATAGCGGATAGGTAAATAGAATTTACCATTGATTTGAATGCCTGGTCTTTGTAATTCGTAATAATCTCCTGATCCACTAATGTAGTCGTCATTCGGTAGGAAAGTGAATGTCGACGCTCCAATAGTGGCTGTAATCTCTCGATCCTCCACTGAATAATTCACCTGATGCCCCATGACTTGGATAAACTCAGAGTCCCAAAATCAAGAATATACATAGCAACTTTCTGATCATAAAAACACCTTCTATCAATAGATTTTGCCTATTAACTCACATAGCAAAAAGCGGAAAACAATCAGATGGACTTATTATTCTGATCGCTTTCCGCTTCAATTAGATAAATCGATTTTTTCCTGATTAGAACTACAGATAACCCAATTTATTCAATACACGCTTCAACATTACCGCTGCTTGTGCACGTGTTGCATTACCTTGTGGCACAAAAGTCGTCGATGTCATTCCTTGGATAATGCCTCCCTGAACCGCTTTAGCAACAGAATCCTTGGATTGAATTTTGTTGCTGTCCTTAAACTTCGATAACATTGACGCTGCCGAAGTA from Paenibacillus sp. JNUCC-31 includes:
- a CDS encoding response regulator transcription factor; its protein translation is MENRDTGKTSIKVLLADDHQLFREGLKRILNMEDDIEVIGECGDGIQVLEFCNQEKPDIVLMDINMPVENGVEATEKLRELFPDVKVIILSIHDDESYVFETLRKGANGYLLKDMEAESLINAIRSVHEGHAFIHPKVTGKLIMQLRRMTYLNETGAMSEGASKEAGVKFVAGDNNPLTRREAEVLRLMAEGKSNKMIGEFLFISEKTVKNHVSSILQKMEVDDRTQAVINSIKYGWVTL
- a CDS encoding sensor histidine kinase translates to MDLQADAIDRVIKNAIQVMENSKYQMFEIMDSTRNELKTLNEELKSVLKETAETIEKVDQLELNYRRSRIRLTEVSRDFVRYSEHDIKQAYEKATQLQLDLMIYREKEMYLKARRDDLQKRAKNVEASVERAETIGSQMGVVLEYLSGELGQVTRIIESAKNRQMIGLKIILAQEEERKRIAREIHDGPAQMLANLVLRTEIVERMLIKQDFKMVQAEIVDLKGQVRSSLGEMRKVIFNLRPMALDDLGLIPTLRKYVQDFEEKTKIRSLFETRGKEHRLSSAMEAAIYRLVQEGLSNAAKHAYPTYVVVEITYQAQLVKIVVQDNGLGFKPELLAKKSKDHTHFGLIGMRERVELLEGRIEIESAENQGTKIVIHIPTNVDKGKE
- a CDS encoding stalk domain-containing protein, with the protein product MLGKQGKRLNDVKGNQAKKWAMVTLAGVIWIAPVLGAGQQVWSGTSWQSVAAAASTTTSKLSEEILTSGAKLMKYNYTTTRSGAKVNVLADVIQVDLQNPYVKLDVMTGKGGNLNSKQSTGSMAKENGAVAAVNGDYFNVSGELAPIGGQVSDGVLVSTPSELSGMYALTVTKDGKPMIDEYSFDGTVRADDGSTFPLRGINKEDYTVESSSVKYSHANSMYIYTPAWTSTKRPNDPSTTPTEVLVQNGVITQISDKKALDMTVPKDGYILRAHGTAATWIMTHLTVGQTLNADYKLKAKTSGETVDPSNLEMMIGGHTILVNGGKAATFSRDIAASGIGGIRARTAVGYSQDGRYVYIVAAEKNSNSSGMSLTELQSFMTSIGVWKGMNLDGGGSTTMVTRPLGEETAGLTFNTEYGTEQRQVVNTLGVFSTAPEGKLKGFAVSGSQTLLVGQEGKYTAKGYDTYYNPIATGDIKMTWKSSNNGIVSVSNGTIKAVKPGTATLTATSNGASSSIKVNVLGGSELASLTAGSGLGSLQAGTTISIPVTAKTKNGQSVTVPADSLTWEFIGFKGKVAADQLTVSSVDSGAQVGYAIGRYDGYSTVVVLSAAGSETIWENFENVSYPINFTTNAPGVTGSASVTAGTGEKAVSKVLQLSYDMTAGTGKMYAYAQLNGSTGKEVSATATSMSMDVMGDKSLNWLRAEFTDANGKTVYADLAKAIDWEGWKKLTVDLNGLNMAYPAKLKRVYVVNVEEGQDERAMTGTVAFDNIAFTMPSKSSEVGLPTGTASLVLGQKSMTVNGTKKAIDAAPVLKNGTTYVPIKHVLDAFGGQASWDSKNQRITVVRGGKLIDLVVGQKEFIINGKRQSATVAPYVSGGRTLVPLRLVSEQLGLTVKWEQNTKTVTISS